In Erigeron canadensis isolate Cc75 chromosome 8, C_canadensis_v1, whole genome shotgun sequence, the DNA window AGACACATACCTATTGGAGTGTAAGTTCAAGGATCAATTTCTGACATAGACGTATTTAAGATCATTTTTGAGTAATGTAGCCATATAGTGGAATATAAGCTTCAAAACAAGAAATgttctttatttataattatagttaAGTAGTTTTAACGATATTTATTTCAATATTTGAATTAATTTATCATGATTTTCTTGGCCTGAATCCTGTTTGTTATAATTGTTATTTGCAGTAACAAGATTAGTATTGTGGATGCTGGTGCATTAGAACCAATCGTTAATTATCTTCAATTCGATGACTCGGATTTGCAAGAACACGCAGTGGCGACATTAGTCACTCTATCTGCATCTCCAGTCAAGAAGTTAGCTATCGGTGCATCTGGGTGTATCCCATTTCTCATAAGAATCATTGACCGTGGTTCACCGCAAGCCAAGATGGACGCGATCGTGGCACTATGCAATCTCTCAACTGAGCCCGAGAATCTTTCAGTAATCCTTCAATCTAACCCGATTCCCTGCTTAGTTGATATTcttaaaacttgtaaaaaatcCTCAAAGATTTCAGAAAGATGCATTTCACTTGTGGAGTCATTAGTTAATTTTGATGAAGGTAGAGCTTCTTTAACTTCAGAAGAAGGTGGGATTCTCGCGGTTGTAGAAGTTCTCGAGAGCGGGTCCCTACAGAGCCGTGAACACGCAGTAGGGACCCTTTTAACTATGTGTCAAATAGACCGTTGTAAATATAGGGAACCAATACTTAGAGAAGGTGTAATACCAGGACTTTTAGAGCTGACAGTTCAAGGAACAGAAAAATCCCGAACAAAAGCTCACACGTTGCTTCGTTTACTACGTGAATCACCATACCAAAGAACAGAACTGGAGGCTGAGACACTAGAGAACATTTTGAGCAATATTATATCACAAGTCGACGGTGAAGAACAACGTGGCAATGCTAAAAAGATGCTAGCCGAAATGGTACAAGTGAGTATGGAACAGAGTTTGCGACATTTGCAACAACGGGCACTCGTGTGTACTCCTTCCGATCTGCCTATCGCCGCTTCTTGTGTATCTGAAGTCTCTTTCAAGTAAATGTTGTCGTTTTTTTCGTTTTCGGGGTCATCTTGGTGTTGGTTTTACTTGTTCATAAAACATGTTATCATGGGCATTGTGGGATCAAAGATATAGATAACAGTAGTCCAAGGATGTTAAGCCAATCCAGGCCTTGTGGTGATGAGGTTTCATGAGATTGGTAGGtgtatttgtcttttttttttttctttttacatagATGAATTGAGTGAAATTCAGGGTAGTGATGGTCTTCAGGGGCTTGTAAGTTTGTCATATAAGGCTGTACACTACACTACACTGTATTGATCAATTTGTTTTATGGtcctttttctcttttctaTAACTAATTCATAGCCTGGTTTTGTAATTATGTTTTGTATACTTTTGATTTAACTGGATGAAAAAGTGGTAAGTTTTGATGTCTACCTTGTTTTTGTAACATGAACCCAAAGACATGTTGAAAGTGGAGTCTTGTTGGTACCAAAATGGAATTTTAGTTGTTAAAGATGTTACAAAATTGCAATTAGTACTCTTTTTGGTATTACATAGTCAACTTAACATAgcctaaaattaaaaatgggTGGATGGCCTTTGTTGGACCAAAAGTGGGTAAGTCGGTTAGTTTGGTTTGTTTTGGTTAGGTTCGAAACTTCTGGACTATAATCAACTACTCCAGCTTGGTAGAGAATCATCATATGTGTTAAATAATACTAAAGTTATTGCGTTATGATAATTATAAAACTCTTTGGGTGTACAAATAGGAAGGGAAAAGTTCAAATTTCACTCAAAAGGTCAAAAGACGCAATGGATAAGAACTTTTGTTAAGTTTGGCAAACTTGGACTCGGACTTTTGGTACATTTGAAAAACTATGGCAAGTCAATTAAATGAGAAATTTGTTACTGTATAAAGGCTTTTGCTATATGGAAATGGAAATATAATTAGAGGCTATGATTATtgttagattttttatttaaaaaaaaaaaaacaaattttggtTGGTTAAGGATCTGGGTTGGATATTCATGTTGATGATAAAGATGATTGTTACTGGAGGTTGTGGTCGATGGTGACACAAAATGCAACTAAAGGGGGCAAAGTGCTAGTTTTGATAATGATAGGGGGCatttgtgaaatt includes these proteins:
- the LOC122580071 gene encoding U-box domain-containing protein 4, with amino-acid sequence MDSYPCHHFSTTAILDIIQDNNYNPCSKIEAAKQIRQLTKTSQRCRRQFSAAIKPLVSMLWSSSYEANEAALLALLNLAVKDETNKISIVDAGALEPIVNYLQFDDSDLQEHAVATLVTLSASPVKKLAIGASGCIPFLIRIIDRGSPQAKMDAIVALCNLSTEPENLSVILQSNPIPCLVDILKTCKKSSKISERCISLVESLVNFDEGRASLTSEEGGILAVVEVLESGSLQSREHAVGTLLTMCQIDRCKYREPILREGVIPGLLELTVQGTEKSRTKAHTLLRLLRESPYQRTELEAETLENILSNIISQVDGEEQRGNAKKMLAEMVQVSMEQSLRHLQQRALVCTPSDLPIAASCVSEVSFK